The Agromyces atrinae genome window below encodes:
- a CDS encoding response regulator transcription factor, which translates to MTQVDGAIRLVVVDDHRMLLGALSEWIRSAAPDIDLVAAVASWPELLSHPAFPVDVVLLDLDLKDNIPISLKLSTLKTTGVRTVLMSTYSEPAVVREALAAGALGYLVKTEPVDRIVQAIRAAHEGGSYISDELVDALNADGDDDGPRLSAQERRVMALYGAGEPVKAVAFQLGISEETAKSYLKRIREKYRVAGYDVGTKVALRKRAIQDGILLQTD; encoded by the coding sequence GTGACGCAGGTGGATGGCGCCATTCGACTGGTGGTCGTCGACGACCACCGCATGCTGCTCGGCGCGTTGAGCGAGTGGATTCGCAGTGCGGCACCCGACATCGACCTCGTCGCAGCGGTGGCTTCCTGGCCCGAGCTGCTCTCGCACCCGGCCTTCCCCGTCGACGTCGTGCTCCTCGACCTCGACCTCAAGGACAACATCCCCATCTCACTGAAGCTCTCGACGCTCAAGACGACGGGCGTGCGCACGGTTCTCATGAGCACGTACTCCGAACCCGCCGTGGTCCGCGAAGCGCTCGCTGCCGGCGCCCTCGGCTACCTCGTGAAGACCGAGCCCGTCGATCGCATCGTGCAGGCGATCCGCGCGGCTCACGAGGGCGGCTCGTACATCTCCGACGAACTCGTCGACGCGTTGAACGCCGACGGCGACGACGACGGACCGCGCCTGAGCGCCCAGGAACGTCGCGTCATGGCCCTCTACGGAGCGGGCGAGCCTGTCAAGGCCGTCGCCTTCCAGCTCGGCATCTCGGAAGAGACCGCGAAGAGCTACCTCAAGCGCATCCGCGAGAAGTACCGCGTCGCAGGCTACGACGTCGGCACGAAGGTCGCCCTCCGGAAGCGCGCCATCCAAGACGGCATCCTGCTCCAGACCGACTGA
- a CDS encoding thiamine-binding protein translates to MLVAFSVAPSGTGRSDGSVHDAVAVAVRIVRESGLPHRTTSMFTEIEGEWDEVFDVVKRATDAVGDFGSRVSLVLKADIRPGFTGELDAKVERLEAAIENDG, encoded by the coding sequence ATGTTGGTTGCATTCTCAGTGGCGCCGAGCGGCACGGGCCGTTCCGACGGATCGGTGCACGACGCCGTAGCGGTTGCCGTGCGCATCGTTCGCGAGTCGGGTCTGCCGCATCGCACGACGAGCATGTTCACCGAGATCGAGGGCGAGTGGGACGAGGTCTTCGACGTCGTCAAGCGCGCGACCGACGCCGTCGGCGATTTCGGTTCTCGCGTCTCGCTCGTGCTGAAGGCCGACATCCGGCCCGGGTTCACGGGGGAGCTCGATGCGAAGGTCGAGCGCCTCGAGGCGGCCATCGAGAACGACGGCTGA
- a CDS encoding sensor histidine kinase — MNRIPKERDRLLRRAARFGGLAGTVGAIACLTAPGAIPGDELPTVALLSLALVASVLALTNTGALYWTLPAVGLGLAVIVVTGLSSPRLSDATSTAIVLQASIGIASVVLMLLTSRRGRILAGGYALATLVVVSLVATRGDHTVAIIALSVAGWGANAVLAVWIDQGSRRAMSRIDEIGRAHRAERFASELEAQQRQDARLLHDTVLATLSLLAHSGVGVSPESLRHQASDDARLLRQLRLGGTAGTRNTDGLFTPEPEMDSVLGQTLESVKQRFGRMGLAVRWHGSGQVLLPRETLDAFLGALGECLENVRRHAGVSEADVTITDDDIMVRAMVTDAGVGFNIDDVDGARLGYAESVVGRLRSVNGRARLFSSPGAGTTVVLEVPKS, encoded by the coding sequence ATGAACCGGATCCCGAAGGAACGCGACCGACTGCTGCGACGCGCGGCACGCTTCGGCGGCCTCGCGGGCACCGTCGGTGCGATCGCGTGCCTCACCGCGCCGGGCGCGATCCCGGGCGACGAGTTACCGACCGTCGCGCTCCTCTCCCTCGCTCTCGTCGCCTCGGTCCTCGCCCTCACCAACACGGGCGCGCTCTACTGGACGCTCCCCGCGGTCGGCCTCGGGCTCGCCGTCATCGTCGTCACGGGGCTCTCGTCGCCGAGGCTGAGCGATGCCACGTCGACCGCGATCGTGCTGCAGGCGAGCATCGGAATAGCGTCGGTCGTGCTCATGCTGCTGACGAGTCGCCGCGGCCGCATCCTCGCCGGAGGCTACGCCCTCGCGACGCTCGTCGTCGTCTCGCTCGTCGCGACGCGCGGCGATCACACGGTCGCGATCATCGCCCTCTCGGTCGCCGGGTGGGGGGCGAACGCCGTGCTCGCCGTCTGGATCGATCAGGGCTCGCGCCGCGCCATGTCGCGCATCGACGAGATCGGCCGCGCCCACCGCGCCGAACGCTTCGCGAGCGAGCTCGAGGCCCAGCAGCGGCAGGACGCCCGCCTCCTCCACGACACGGTCCTCGCGACGTTGAGCCTCCTCGCCCACTCCGGGGTCGGCGTCTCGCCCGAGTCGCTCCGGCACCAGGCATCCGACGATGCGCGCCTCCTCCGTCAGCTGCGACTCGGCGGAACCGCGGGCACACGCAACACCGACGGCCTCTTCACACCGGAGCCGGAGATGGACTCGGTGCTCGGCCAGACCCTCGAGTCGGTCAAGCAGCGATTCGGGCGCATGGGCCTCGCCGTGCGCTGGCACGGCTCCGGTCAGGTGCTGCTGCCCCGCGAGACGCTCGACGCCTTCCTCGGCGCCCTCGGCGAGTGCCTCGAGAACGTCCGACGCCACGCGGGTGTGTCGGAGGCCGACGTCACGATCACCGACGACGACATCATGGTGCGAGCGATGGTGACCGACGCGGGCGTCGGATTCAACATCGACGACGTCGACGGTGCACGGCTCGGCTACGCCGAATCGGTCGTCGGCCGACTGCGCTCGGTCAACGGCCGCGCCCGGCTGTTCTCGTCTCCCGGAGCGGGCACGACCGTCGTGCTGGAGGTGCCGAAGTCATGA
- the metX gene encoding homoserine O-acetyltransferase MetX produces MDWQTTADTVPSSFITEAQVHTLGKPPVTGAWREGDPVGERLFASIGALAVESGDELPSVRIAYESWGTLSPAKDNAILVLHALTGDSHVTGAHGPGHTNSGWWSAIVGPGKAIDTDRWFVVAPNVLGGCQGTTGPASLAPDGAEWAARFPYVTIRDQVAAQIAFSDAIGIDRWAAVVGGSMGGMHVLEWAIMAPERLERIAVLAAPPVTTADQIALNTVQMEAIRTDPAFRHGDFYDELEGPTRGLALARRMALLNYRSPTELNERFHREWQSDISPLGAGGRFAVESYLDFHGNKFTRRFDANSYITLTESMNSHDIGRGRGGVAAALERITARALVLGVGSDRYFPYSGQAEIAAGLRTGIRQGEPYRIESEYGHDAFLIESDLVGEAITELLAA; encoded by the coding sequence ATGGATTGGCAGACGACAGCCGACACGGTGCCCTCGAGCTTCATCACCGAGGCGCAGGTGCACACGCTCGGCAAGCCCCCCGTCACGGGTGCGTGGCGCGAGGGCGATCCCGTCGGTGAGCGTCTGTTCGCGTCGATCGGCGCACTCGCCGTCGAGTCGGGCGACGAGCTGCCGTCCGTCCGCATCGCGTACGAGTCGTGGGGAACGCTCTCTCCGGCGAAGGACAACGCGATCCTCGTGCTGCACGCCCTCACGGGCGACTCGCACGTCACCGGCGCGCACGGCCCGGGGCACACCAATTCCGGTTGGTGGTCGGCGATCGTCGGGCCGGGCAAGGCCATCGACACCGACCGCTGGTTCGTCGTCGCCCCCAACGTGCTCGGCGGATGCCAGGGCACGACCGGCCCGGCTTCCCTCGCGCCCGACGGCGCCGAATGGGCGGCGCGCTTCCCCTACGTCACGATCCGCGATCAGGTCGCGGCCCAGATCGCCTTCTCCGACGCGATCGGCATCGACCGCTGGGCAGCGGTCGTCGGCGGGTCGATGGGCGGAATGCACGTGCTCGAGTGGGCGATCATGGCTCCCGAGCGACTCGAGCGCATCGCGGTGCTCGCGGCTCCCCCGGTGACGACGGCCGATCAGATCGCGCTCAACACCGTGCAGATGGAGGCGATCCGCACCGACCCCGCTTTCCGCCACGGCGACTTCTACGACGAGCTCGAGGGGCCGACCCGCGGCCTCGCGCTCGCCCGGCGCATGGCCCTCTTGAACTACCGGAGCCCGACGGAGCTCAACGAGAGATTCCACCGCGAGTGGCAGAGCGACATCAGCCCGCTCGGCGCCGGGGGCCGCTTCGCCGTCGAGTCGTACCTCGACTTCCACGGCAACAAGTTCACCCGACGCTTCGATGCGAACAGCTACATCACCCTGACCGAGTCGATGAACTCGCACGACATCGGGCGCGGTCGCGGCGGCGTCGCCGCGGCGCTCGAGCGCATCACCGCGCGAGCGCTCGTGCTCGGCGTCGGCAGCGACCGGTACTTCCCGTACAGCGGGCAGGCCGAGATCGCCGCGGGGCTCCGCACCGGCATCCGTCAGGGCGAGCCGTACCGCATCGAATCCGAGTACGGCCACGATGCGTTCCTCATCGAGTCCGATCTCGTGGGTGAGGCCATCACCGAGCTCCTCGCCGCGTGA
- a CDS encoding amino acid ABC transporter ATP-binding protein produces the protein MTESTTVPTGASTTASPVLRLRDIHLSFGDHEVLRGIDLDVSAHEVVALIGASGSGKSTLLRTVNLLERIDDGQIFLQADDISDPRTNADAVRARIGVVFQSYNLFPHLSVLDNITLADRLVHRTPKAASEKRALELLDSVGLADKARAFPDRLSGGQQQRVAIVRSIATEPELLLLDEVTSALDPELVGEVLELVRALKSRGTTILMATHEMAFAREVADRVAFLHEGRIEEIGPPSRVLRAPERERTREFLARFLPPS, from the coding sequence ATGACCGAGTCCACGACCGTACCCACGGGCGCATCGACGACCGCGTCCCCGGTGCTCCGACTCCGAGACATCCATCTCTCGTTCGGCGACCACGAGGTGCTGCGCGGGATCGACCTCGACGTCTCGGCCCACGAGGTCGTCGCCCTCATCGGGGCGAGCGGCTCGGGCAAGTCGACGCTCCTCCGCACCGTCAACCTGCTGGAGCGCATCGACGACGGCCAGATCTTCCTCCAGGCCGATGACATCAGCGATCCGCGCACGAACGCCGACGCGGTGCGCGCACGCATCGGCGTCGTCTTCCAGAGCTACAACCTGTTCCCGCACCTCTCGGTGCTCGACAACATCACCCTCGCCGACCGACTCGTGCACCGCACGCCGAAGGCCGCCTCCGAGAAGCGAGCGCTCGAGCTCCTCGACTCGGTCGGTCTCGCCGACAAGGCGCGGGCCTTCCCCGATCGGCTCTCGGGCGGTCAGCAGCAGCGCGTGGCCATCGTGCGATCGATCGCGACGGAGCCCGAGCTCCTCCTCCTCGACGAGGTCACGAGCGCGCTCGACCCCGAACTCGTCGGTGAGGTGCTCGAGCTCGTGCGCGCCTTGAAGTCGCGCGGCACGACGATCCTCATGGCCACGCACGAGATGGCGTTCGCGCGCGAGGTCGCCGATCGCGTGGCGTTCCTGCACGAGGGACGCATCGAGGAGATCGGGCCGCCGTCACGGGTGCTCCGCGCACCCGAGCGCGAGCGCACGCGCGAGTTCCTCGCCCGCTTCCTGCCGCCGAGCTGA
- a CDS encoding bifunctional o-acetylhomoserine/o-acetylserine sulfhydrylase, with product MSDAADWRFETKQVHSGAQPDPTTNARATPIYQTTSYVFNNADHAQNLFALAEFGNIYTRIQNPTQAVVEERLAALEGGTGALLVASGQSASTFAVLNIAQAGDHIVSSASIYGGTYNLFKYTLAKLGIETTFVENQDDPEEWRRAVRPNTKLFFAETIGNPKINILDIRQVSDVAHEAGLPLIVDNTIATPYLIRPFEHGADIIVHSATKFLGGHGTVIGGVIVDGGTFEWSKNVEKFPGLTEPDPSYHGASYTAAVGDGLAYIIKARVQLLRDLGAAIAPASAWQLIQGIETLSLRIERHVQNAQEIAEWLDNHPDVASVNYSGLPSSPWYAAANTYAPKGVGAVLSFELKGGVDAGRALVDNLSLFSHLANIGDVRSLVIHPASTTHSQLTPEQQLTTGVTPGLVRLSVGIENVDDLKSDLEAGFAAARAVSEALRNNA from the coding sequence ATGAGCGACGCTGCCGACTGGCGCTTCGAGACCAAGCAGGTTCACTCGGGCGCACAGCCCGACCCGACGACGAACGCCCGTGCGACGCCGATCTACCAGACCACCTCGTACGTGTTCAACAACGCCGACCACGCACAGAACCTCTTCGCGCTCGCCGAGTTCGGCAACATCTACACGCGCATCCAGAACCCGACGCAGGCCGTCGTCGAAGAGCGCCTCGCCGCGCTCGAGGGCGGAACGGGCGCGCTCCTCGTCGCATCGGGCCAGTCGGCCTCGACGTTCGCGGTGCTGAACATCGCGCAGGCGGGCGACCACATCGTGTCGTCGGCGTCGATCTACGGCGGCACCTACAACCTCTTCAAGTACACGCTCGCGAAGCTCGGTATCGAGACGACGTTCGTCGAGAACCAGGACGACCCCGAAGAGTGGCGCCGCGCGGTCCGCCCGAACACGAAGCTCTTCTTCGCCGAGACCATCGGCAACCCGAAGATCAACATCCTCGACATCCGCCAGGTCTCGGACGTCGCGCACGAGGCGGGCCTGCCCCTCATCGTCGACAACACGATCGCGACGCCGTACCTGATCCGCCCGTTCGAGCACGGCGCCGACATCATCGTGCACTCGGCGACGAAGTTCCTCGGCGGTCACGGCACGGTCATCGGCGGCGTCATCGTCGACGGCGGCACGTTCGAGTGGTCGAAGAACGTCGAGAAGTTCCCCGGCCTCACCGAGCCCGACCCGTCGTACCACGGCGCGTCGTACACGGCCGCCGTCGGCGACGGACTCGCCTACATCATCAAGGCGCGTGTGCAGCTGCTCCGCGACCTCGGTGCCGCGATCGCTCCGGCGAGCGCGTGGCAGCTCATCCAGGGCATCGAGACGCTCTCGCTCCGCATCGAGCGCCACGTGCAGAACGCCCAGGAGATCGCGGAGTGGCTCGACAACCACCCCGACGTCGCCTCGGTCAACTACTCGGGTCTGCCCTCGAGCCCGTGGTACGCGGCAGCCAACACGTACGCCCCGAAGGGTGTCGGAGCCGTGCTGTCGTTCGAGCTCAAGGGCGGCGTCGATGCCGGCCGTGCCCTCGTCGACAACCTGTCGCTCTTCTCGCACCTCGCGAACATCGGCGACGTCCGTTCGCTCGTCATCCACCCTGCGTCGACGACGCACTCGCAGCTCACGCCCGAGCAGCAGCTGACGACGGGCGTCACGCCCGGACTCGTGCGCCTCTCGGTGGGCATCGAGAACGTCGACGACCTGAAGTCCGACCTCGAGGCCGGCTTCGCCGCCGCTCGCGCCGTCAGTGAGGCACTGCGTAACAACGCCTGA
- a CDS encoding ferredoxin--NADP reductase: MTAIRATIDRTLGRFPMYRVASVSLAAIVVLAFILSIAGLLPYTPLAIAASVGVAVGASVIAGFVVARLFRRNAHLESSVITGLILFLLFWPTAEGPRLIALAAAALVAALSKHVIAWRGRHFFNPAAFAAFVITLTGLDASVWWVASAELFPLVLVAAFVVLLRTRALGLGGVFLLVSTTLLVGSRVLGGTPFFEAFSTVLISYPGIFLAGFMLSEPLTLPPRRWQRFVVAAVVGVLFATPLSFGPIYMTPELALLVGNLVAVGLAWRARSVSSLAFEERRPLGGDLVEYRFRAPSTVRFQPGQYLEITVPHRADRRGTRRVFSISSPPGDPVVTIALRHPERSSSFKRALAELPSGSRVRVTTVAGDFLLPRDASRPLLMVSGGIGITPFSSQLAWVAREGQKRDIVLVHASAAGEELPYREAIEASGARIVHVDRATFDRENLASIVPDIADRDVAVSGAPTFVDRVASDAASLGAKKVRRDLFSGY; the protein is encoded by the coding sequence ATGACAGCCATCCGCGCCACGATCGACCGCACGCTCGGTCGATTTCCCATGTACCGCGTCGCGTCGGTCAGCCTCGCGGCGATCGTCGTGCTCGCCTTCATCCTCTCGATCGCGGGACTTCTGCCGTACACGCCGCTCGCGATCGCCGCGAGCGTCGGCGTCGCGGTCGGCGCGAGCGTCATCGCCGGCTTCGTCGTCGCCCGGCTCTTCCGGCGGAACGCTCACCTCGAGTCGTCGGTCATCACGGGCCTCATCCTGTTCCTGCTCTTCTGGCCGACGGCCGAAGGCCCACGGCTCATCGCCCTCGCGGCTGCGGCCCTCGTCGCCGCGCTCTCGAAGCACGTCATCGCCTGGCGCGGGCGGCACTTCTTCAATCCGGCCGCCTTCGCCGCTTTCGTCATCACGTTGACGGGTCTCGACGCGAGCGTCTGGTGGGTCGCGAGCGCCGAGCTCTTCCCGCTCGTGCTCGTCGCCGCGTTCGTCGTGCTGCTCCGCACGCGCGCACTCGGTCTCGGCGGCGTCTTCCTGCTCGTGAGCACAACGCTCCTCGTCGGCAGTCGCGTGCTCGGCGGAACGCCTTTCTTCGAGGCGTTCTCGACCGTGCTCATCTCGTACCCCGGCATCTTCCTCGCGGGCTTCATGCTGAGCGAGCCGCTCACGCTGCCGCCGCGACGCTGGCAGCGGTTCGTCGTCGCCGCCGTCGTGGGCGTGCTCTTCGCCACGCCGCTGTCGTTCGGACCGATCTACATGACGCCCGAGCTCGCGCTCCTCGTCGGCAACCTCGTCGCCGTCGGCCTCGCCTGGCGGGCGCGCAGCGTCTCGTCACTCGCCTTCGAGGAGCGTCGCCCGCTCGGCGGAGACCTCGTGGAGTATCGCTTCCGGGCTCCGAGCACCGTGCGCTTCCAGCCCGGTCAGTACCTCGAGATCACGGTGCCGCATCGCGCCGACCGCCGGGGCACGCGTCGCGTCTTCAGCATCTCGTCGCCCCCCGGCGACCCCGTCGTGACGATCGCACTGCGACACCCCGAGCGCTCGTCGAGCTTCAAGCGCGCGCTCGCGGAACTGCCCTCGGGCTCGCGCGTGCGGGTCACGACCGTCGCGGGAGACTTCCTCCTGCCTCGTGATGCCTCGCGTCCGCTCCTCATGGTCAGCGGCGGCATCGGCATTACGCCGTTCTCGAGCCAGCTCGCGTGGGTCGCCCGCGAGGGCCAGAAGCGCGACATCGTACTCGTGCACGCCTCGGCCGCGGGGGAGGAGCTGCCCTATCGCGAGGCGATCGAGGCGAGCGGTGCGCGCATCGTGCACGTCGATCGCGCGACGTTCGATCGCGAGAACCTCGCGAGCATCGTGCCCGACATCGCCGACCGTGATGTCGCCGTCTCGGGCGCCCCGACCTTCGTCGATCGAGTGGCCTCCGACGCGGCATCCCTCGGGGCGAAGAAGGTCAGGCGCGACCTCTTCAGCGGGTATTGA
- a CDS encoding amino acid ABC transporter permease has product MTDSTLPRPGDRRPSSIELERRSFRRTQNTRSVLIGVASTLVFAVLIWIFVIQTPGWAAVQKSFFDPAIAVQAFPRVIEGLWLNIQVLAFAAVGVAIFGLALASARTLRGPIFFPIRALAAGYTDLFRGMPLIIVLYLVGFGLPGLQIFPRMPVAFWGTIALILVYSAYVSEVFRAGIEAVHPSQRLAARSLGLSHGRTMRRIILPQAVRKVTPALMNDFVAMQKDVGLISVLGAVDAVRAAQIETAQFFNFTPYVLAGLLFVLLALPMIRLTDWYSARMRRREQGGSLV; this is encoded by the coding sequence GTGACCGACAGCACCCTCCCGCGTCCCGGCGACCGGCGCCCGAGTTCGATCGAACTCGAGCGCCGGTCGTTCCGGCGAACGCAGAACACCCGCTCCGTCCTCATCGGCGTCGCGAGCACGCTCGTCTTCGCCGTCCTCATCTGGATCTTCGTCATCCAGACCCCCGGCTGGGCCGCCGTGCAGAAGAGCTTCTTCGACCCCGCCATCGCGGTGCAGGCCTTCCCACGCGTCATCGAGGGCCTGTGGCTCAACATCCAGGTGCTCGCCTTCGCGGCCGTCGGCGTCGCGATCTTCGGCCTCGCCCTCGCGAGCGCACGCACGCTCCGCGGGCCGATCTTCTTCCCGATCCGCGCACTCGCGGCCGGGTACACCGACCTGTTCCGCGGCATGCCGCTCATCATCGTGCTCTACCTCGTCGGGTTCGGCCTGCCCGGTCTGCAGATCTTCCCGCGCATGCCCGTCGCGTTCTGGGGCACGATCGCGCTCATCCTCGTCTACTCGGCCTACGTCTCCGAGGTGTTCCGCGCGGGCATCGAGGCGGTGCACCCCTCGCAGCGTCTCGCCGCCCGATCGCTCGGCCTCAGCCACGGGCGCACGATGCGCCGCATCATCCTGCCGCAGGCGGTGCGCAAGGTCACGCCGGCCCTCATGAACGACTTCGTCGCCATGCAGAAAGACGTGGGGCTCATCTCGGTGCTCGGAGCGGTCGATGCCGTGCGCGCCGCGCAGATTGAAACGGCTCAATTCTTCAACTTCACGCCCTACGTGCTCGCCGGCCTCCTCTTCGTGCTGCTCGCACTGCCGATGATCCGACTGACCGACTGGTACTCCGCGCGCATGCGGCGTCGCGAGCAGGGAGGGAGCCTCGTATGA
- a CDS encoding ABC transporter substrate-binding protein, whose amino-acid sequence MPRTPALTRALSLAAAAAAAIALAGCTAGETAEQSDAPAVTASEFVTDGKLTIGTGEPAYFPWVLDDAPESGEGFESAVAYAVAEELGFAADDVVWVRTTFDQAIAPGPKDFDVNLQQFSITDERKEAVDFSSPYYETTQTVITIEGSRAAGATSIADLKNLSIGAQTGTTSLAAIESQIAPAGGAQVFNTNDDAKLALQSGTVDAIVVDLPTAFYLTGAELTGGLIIGQLPQTAGTGDEFGLVLAKDSPLTERVTAAVDTLRENGTLDALAEEWLASAAEAPVLE is encoded by the coding sequence ATGCCCCGCACCCCTGCACTCACCCGCGCGCTCTCCCTCGCCGCCGCTGCCGCCGCGGCGATCGCCCTCGCCGGTTGCACGGCCGGCGAGACCGCCGAGCAGTCCGACGCCCCCGCCGTCACGGCCTCCGAGTTCGTCACCGACGGCAAGCTCACGATCGGCACGGGCGAGCCCGCCTACTTCCCGTGGGTGCTCGACGACGCGCCCGAATCGGGCGAGGGCTTCGAGTCGGCCGTCGCGTACGCCGTCGCCGAAGAACTCGGTTTCGCGGCCGACGACGTCGTCTGGGTCCGCACGACCTTCGACCAGGCCATCGCGCCGGGCCCGAAGGACTTCGACGTCAACCTCCAGCAGTTCTCGATCACCGATGAGCGGAAGGAAGCCGTCGACTTCTCGAGCCCGTACTACGAGACCACGCAGACGGTCATCACCATCGAGGGCTCGCGTGCAGCGGGCGCGACCTCGATCGCCGACCTGAAGAACCTCTCGATCGGCGCCCAGACGGGCACGACGAGCCTCGCCGCGATCGAGAGCCAGATCGCTCCCGCAGGCGGCGCCCAGGTCTTCAACACCAACGACGACGCGAAGCTCGCGCTGCAGTCGGGCACCGTCGACGCGATCGTCGTCGACCTTCCGACGGCGTTCTACCTCACGGGCGCCGAGCTCACGGGCGGCCTCATCATCGGCCAGCTCCCCCAGACGGCGGGAACGGGCGACGAGTTCGGTCTCGTGCTCGCCAAGGACAGCCCGCTGACCGAGCGCGTGACGGCCGCGGTCGACACGCTGCGTGAGAACGGCACGCTCGACGCACTCGCCGAGGAGTGGCTCGCTTCGGCGGCCGAAGCCCCCGTCCTCGAGTGA
- a CDS encoding MFS transporter yields the protein MTLSPDGPTTLSPARIRGALLALALGGFGIGSTEFVAMGLLPDIARDLFPALAASAPEQANAQAGWVISAYALGVVVGAPTIAAVAARWPRRRLLLVLLSAFTLGTVASALAPTFELVLLARFVSALPHGAYFGIASLVAASLMGPGKRGRGIALVLGGLTIANVIGVPVITWIGQLAGWRVAYLVVAGLFALTFLAVLAVVPWQAGDPSATMRTQLKVFGRVQVWLALLVGAIGFGGLFAVYSYVAPIATEVTGLGEAIVPIVLVVFGVGMTIGNFAGGALVDRSVRRSVYGFFLLMIVALAALGLSVQTVVGLFAGVFFVGAAASALSPAIQARLMDVARDGQSIASALNHSALNIGNSLGAALGGLAIASGLGYVAPIWIGLGLSVAGLALAVVTFSIDRAQRKRGAVHNYVTTSVRVSA from the coding sequence GTGACCCTCTCTCCTGACGGGCCGACGACGCTGTCGCCGGCCCGTATTCGTGGGGCGCTCCTCGCGCTCGCCCTCGGCGGTTTCGGCATCGGTTCGACCGAGTTCGTCGCCATGGGCCTCCTTCCCGACATCGCGCGCGATCTGTTCCCGGCTCTCGCGGCCTCCGCGCCCGAACAGGCGAACGCGCAAGCGGGCTGGGTCATCTCGGCCTACGCGCTCGGCGTGGTCGTGGGTGCTCCGACGATCGCGGCCGTCGCGGCTCGATGGCCCCGTCGTCGCCTGCTGCTCGTGCTGCTCTCGGCGTTCACACTCGGAACGGTCGCCTCGGCCCTCGCGCCGACGTTCGAGCTCGTCCTCCTCGCGCGCTTCGTGTCGGCGCTGCCCCACGGCGCCTACTTCGGCATCGCGTCGCTCGTCGCCGCGAGCCTCATGGGCCCCGGCAAGCGCGGTCGCGGCATCGCGCTCGTGCTCGGCGGGCTCACGATCGCCAACGTCATCGGCGTACCCGTCATCACCTGGATCGGTCAGCTCGCCGGCTGGCGCGTCGCCTACCTCGTCGTCGCCGGGCTCTTCGCCCTCACGTTCCTCGCGGTGCTCGCGGTCGTGCCGTGGCAAGCGGGCGATCCGTCGGCGACGATGCGCACCCAGCTGAAGGTGTTCGGTCGGGTCCAGGTCTGGCTCGCGCTCCTCGTCGGAGCCATCGGCTTCGGCGGACTCTTCGCCGTGTACAGCTACGTCGCCCCGATCGCGACGGAGGTCACCGGTCTCGGGGAGGCGATCGTCCCGATCGTCCTCGTCGTCTTCGGCGTCGGCATGACGATCGGCAACTTCGCGGGCGGCGCGCTCGTCGACCGCAGCGTCCGTCGCTCCGTCTACGGCTTCTTCCTGCTCATGATCGTCGCGCTTGCCGCCCTCGGCCTGAGCGTGCAGACGGTCGTCGGCCTCTTCGCCGGCGTCTTCTTCGTCGGAGCGGCGGCCTCGGCCCTGTCGCCCGCGATCCAGGCGCGGCTCATGGATGTCGCTCGCGACGGTCAATCGATCGCCTCGGCGCTCAACCACTCGGCGCTCAACATCGGCAACAGCCTGGGTGCGGCCCTCGGCGGCCTCGCCATCGCCTCGGGGCTCGGCTACGTCGCACCGATCTGGATCGGCCTCGGCTTGAGCGTCGCCGGACTCGCGCTCGCCGTCGTCACGTTCTCGATCGACCGCGCGCAGCGGAAGCGCGGAGCCGTGCACAACTACGTCACGACGTCGGTGCGCGTCAGCGCGTGA